The Acidobacteriota bacterium genome contains the following window.
GGCGGATCGAGGGTGTCGAGGGCGGTGGGGGCGGGCACCGGCCGCAACGGTGCTGGTGGCTCGGAGCAGGAGCTCAGGATCCCCATCAGGATAGCTCCCATCAACCACAGCGCGCCCGCCGGAAGCAGCCTCCGCGGAGACTTCCTCGGGCCCCGGATGGTTGGGGGGCTCTGGCTGGTCCGGGCGGTCATGGGATCTTGTCCCCACCTCGGCGAAGGTCGGAAGCGGCTCATGGTGCTTCTTCGGTGGCGGTGTCGGTGCCGGTTCCGGTGCCTCGGGCGAGAGTGGTGTAGGTCCCTGCCGGGGGCGCAGGGAAGAGCTCCCGGAGGCCGTCGGGCCAGCGTACCTCACAGCTCTCGATGCGGCTCTTGCCCGGCGCGAAGAGCACCCGGGGATCGTTGGCGGAGAGGTAGCTGCCGTCGGTGCGTGCCCGCCCCAACAACACGCGGCCGTCGTCCAGGACCATCCGGATCTCGGCCCCCAGGGCGTCACGACCGCCAGCTTCGGGCAAGACCAGACGGACGCCCAGCCAGGTCTCGCCGGGGTGGCGGGAGTTCTTCAGCAGCCGCGCCGGACCGTGGTTGTTGCTGATCAGTAGATCCGGGTCGCCGTCATTGTCCAGATCGCCGACGGCGGTGCCGCGGCTGACCTCGGCGGTGGTGAAGCCGGGGCCGGCGCCGGCGGAGACGTCCTCGAACTGCCCACCGCCGCGGTTGCGGAAGAGCTGGTTGGGCTGCTTGAGAGGCAGCTCGTCGCCGGCTCGGGCCTGGCTTTCGAGGATCTTCACCGCTCCGCTCACCGTCACCACGTCGAGCCAGCCGTCGCCGTCGTAGTCCACCAGGGCAGTGCCGAAGCTGGTGAAGGGCACGCTGGCCAGCCCCAGAGCGCTGGTGGCGGTGCCGTCCCGGAACAGGCCGTCGCCGTCGTTGAGGTAGAGGGTGTTGGTCTCGCCGTCGAGATGGGTCATGAAGAGGTCCAGATCGCCGTCGAGATCCAGATCCCCGGCGTCCACTCCCATGCTGGCCTCCGCCTGGCCATCGAAGTTCACCGCCGTGCCGGCGAGGAGGGAGCGGTCCTCGAAGGTGCCGTCGCCGCGGTTGTGCCATAGCTGGTTGGGGCGCATGTCGTTGGCGACATAGAGATCGATGGGGCCGTCGCCATCCAGGTCCGCCGCCACCACGCCGAGGCCGGGCTCCCGCAGATCCGCCAGGCCGGCGGCGACGGTGACGTCCTCGAAGGTGCCGTCGCCGCGGTTGCGCAGCAGCCGGTCCGCCACGCCACGGTAGCTGGCGGGGCCGCAATAGTCGGGGCGGCCGGCGGAGTTTTGGCACGGCTTGTGGGTGGCGAGACTGAAGTCGGTGTAGTGCACCACGTAGAGGTCGAGCCAGCCGTCGCCATCGTAGTCCAAGGCGGCGGCACTGGTGGACCACAGAGGGTCGTCGATACCGGCGGTGGCGGTGACGTCCTCGAAGGTGCCGTCGCCGCGGTTGCGCCACAGCTGGTCGGGACCGAAGTTCGCCAGGTAGAGGTCCGGGTGGCCGTCGTTGTGAAAGTCCCCCACCGCCACGCCCATGCCGTAGCCCCGGGCATCCAGGCCGCTGGCGTCGGTGACGTCCTGGAAGCGGAGCTTGCCCTCGGCGCCGAGAAGATTCTCGAACAGCCGCCCTCGAGCCTCCATTCCTTGGGCCTCCGGCCTCGGCTCTTCGCCGGAGCCCAGGGTATGCCCCTGGGGTAGGAAGAGGTCCAGATCGCCGTCGCCGTCGTAATCGAGCATGGCCGCTCCGGCGCCGAAGATTTCGGCGAAGTAGAGCTCGCCGGTCATGCCGTTGTGGTGGCGGAAGTCGAGGCCGGCTGGGGTGCTGACGTCTCGGAACAGGGCTCGGCGGTCGGCTTCCGCTGGCGGCGGCGGTTCGGAAAGGCCGGCGGGCTCCGGGGAACCACAGCCGCTCAGGAGCAGCAGGCCCATCATCCCCCCGGCCAGAATTCCGCCAGCCGTTCGCCGGGCCAGCGCCCTTCGGAATGCCTTCTCCCGGTCCCGGCGCGTCCGCCGAGAGGGAGGGGAATCCGCCGGGGACCGGCGGGAGACGGTGGTCGCGGCCTGGGGCCTTGAGCAGCTCATGGAAGGCTGGGATTGTAGCAGGCTTGCCCCGGGGAGGAGGTCTCGACGACATCGGGGAGCGCCGGAACCTTGCGATAGGATGCCGCCTCCACCGGACCTTGAGGAGATTCCATGAAGCTTTGGATGTTTTTCGTCGTCGGGGCCTTTTTGGCCTGGGGCTGCTATGTGCCCACCATTCACGCCGGCCAGGTGGCCTTCAAGGGAGGCTCGTTGCGGGCTTTCCTCTTCGTCGGCCTCGCTTACTTTCTGACCGCGGTGCTCGTGCCCCTGGGGCTGCTGGGGGCCAAGATGGAGCCTTGGGAGTTCACCACCAAGGGCATGGCGCTATCCACCACCGCCGGCGTCTTCGGCGCCGTGGGGGCGCTGTGCGTGATCCTGGCGATGAAGACCGGCGGCTCACCCATCGTGGTGGCACCGCTGGTCTTCGCGGGAGCACCGGTGATCGCCACCCTGGTGAGCATGACCTGGCACAAGCCCAAGACGGCGCCGGAAATCTGGTTCTACATCGGCCTGGTCCTCGCCGCCAGCGGTGCCGCCATGGTGCTGCGCTTCCGGCCTCACTGACCCCGCGGCTCGGCAGCTGTGAGGAAGTGGGGTCCTGCTTGGTACTCGCTCGGGGCGTCGGCGCGAGCTGCCGGCTCAGGCTGTCGAGTTCCAGCGGCGCGCGGAAAACTCACTTCGTTCAAACAGTTCCGCGCGTCTTTCCGCTGGAACTCGTGCCTGAGTCCGGGCGCCTCCGAGTCCTCGCTCCGTCCCAATCAGGCCCCCACTTCCAGCAACGCTGCTCGCTCGGAATACAGGATGCTCAGCAAGCGGGTCAGTGGGCTGACTAGGTCGCGATGGGGGCCGCGAGAACCTCGTCGGGGATGGCGAAAGCGTCCACCAGGGGGACCGCCTGGGGGCGGAGCTGGCGGCAGAGGTCGTTGACCAGGTTGCGGATGGCCTTGGACTTGCCCGCCTCGACATAGCCTTGGCTCAAATACCAGCCCCGGTCCGCTTCCAGGCGGGCGAGGGCGAAGAGGTCGCAGACGTCGGTGAGGATCTCCCGCAGAGCCTCGTCCTCGCAGGCTTCCAGCGCCGCGGCGAATTGCTCTAAGAGCACCCGCTCGACGTGGGCCAGGGCGAGCTTGAGAAGGTGGTCCTGGACCTGGATCATCGCCTGGAAGGAGTCCATGCCGTCGTCGATGCGCTTCTTCAGCCGCCGGGCCACCGAGCCCAGGAGATGCTCTTCACGCCAGCGCAGGGCGGCGAGCTGGAAGTCCCGATCCCGCAGATGCTCCTCGTCGGAACGGCGGGTGATCACCGGATTGAGCTCCGCCAGGCCGGTGGCCGCCCGTTCCGCCACGTAGCGCGCCATGTCGAAGACGTTCATCTCCCCGAACCGCCGCTTGTAGCCCGACAGCAGCCCCTTGGCCACCAGCTGTAGGAGCACCGTATTGTCGCCCTCGAAGGTGGCGAAGACGTCGGTGTCGGCCTTGAGGGTGGCGAAGCGGTTCTCCGTCAGGTAGCCCTTGCCGCCGCAGCACTCGCGGCAGGTTTGGAGGGTGTCGATGGTGTGCCAGGAGCTGTAGGACTTGAGGCCGGCGGCGAGGGTTTCCACCTCGCGGCGGTCGTCGTCGCTGCTCTCCTCGTAACGCCGGGCCAGATGGCGCAGGCCGAAGTGCAATGCATAGGTGGTGGCCAGCCGCGGCAGCAGGCGGCGCTGGTGGCTGAGATAGTCGAGGATGCGCACCTCGGCCTCGCCGGCGGGTCCGAACTGGCGCCGCCGGTCCCCGTAGCGTACGGCGATGGTGAGGCCGCTCTTGGCCGCTGACAGGGCCGCCAGGGCAACGCTCACCCGGCCCCCCACCAGGGTCCCGAGCATGGTGAAGA
Protein-coding sequences here:
- a CDS encoding CRTAC1 family protein, whose translation is MMGLLLLSGCGSPEPAGLSEPPPPAEADRRALFRDVSTPAGLDFRHHNGMTGELYFAEIFGAGAAMLDYDGDGDLDLFLPQGHTLGSGEEPRPEAQGMEARGRLFENLLGAEGKLRFQDVTDASGLDARGYGMGVAVGDFHNDGHPDLYLANFGPDQLWRNRGDGTFEDVTATAGIDDPLWSTSAAALDYDGDGWLDLYVVHYTDFSLATHKPCQNSAGRPDYCGPASYRGVADRLLRNRGDGTFEDVTVAAGLADLREPGLGVVAADLDGDGPIDLYVANDMRPNQLWHNRGDGTFEDRSLLAGTAVNFDGQAEASMGVDAGDLDLDGDLDLFMTHLDGETNTLYLNDGDGLFRDGTATSALGLASVPFTSFGTALVDYDGDGWLDVVTVSGAVKILESQARAGDELPLKQPNQLFRNRGGGQFEDVSAGAGPGFTTAEVSRGTAVGDLDNDGDPDLLISNNHGPARLLKNSRHPGETWLGVRLVLPEAGGRDALGAEIRMVLDDGRVLLGRARTDGSYLSANDPRVLFAPGKSRIESCEVRWPDGLRELFPAPPAGTYTTLARGTGTGTDTATEEAP